Genomic segment of Nostoc sp. TCL240-02:
CTCTATTGTCGCAACTAGTGTCGGTTAGCCCCACCGAGCAAACTTTTCAAGACGGATTCTACCTTTGAACAGCAAGCAAGCGATCTTGTCAATTGCGAGTCAAAAGTGAAGTTCCTACACTTCTATCGGATCAATGTAGGAGCTTCACCGAATTTACATACTAAACTCAAGCTGTAGCACCAGATATATAGAAAAAAGGGATTCTGATGCCTTCTTTAACTTGAAAAATTATATAAATTAAGACTCCAATGCTTCTGTGTTAATGAAAAACGCAAGATTCTGTATGGGTGAATGCTCATTAAAACCAGAGATTATCCCCCAGATTGGGCGTAGGATCGTTGACTGTGACATCCACACATCGAAAATTAACCCCCAACCCCAAACCCGAAATCAAACATTGATTTAGTCGTTGTCCCACTGTTCACGGCCAATTAGGTCGCCAATGCGATCGCGCAATAAAAAGTCACATTTCTCTAATTCACATTCAACGCAAACCCACTCTCTTGCTGGAATGTATTGGCAGAGGGTATATATTGGCTGTTGTCGGCTAATCATTCCCTT
This window contains:
- a CDS encoding DUF4327 family protein, with protein sequence MSVNTVPSINYYSLDLIQDEARRLVQKGMISRQQPIYTLCQYIPAREWVCVECELEKCDFLLRDRIGDLIGREQWDND